The region GGCGACCAGCCGATAGCCGCCCGATTCCGTGACCAGAAGCCGCGCGTTCGAGGGGTCGGGTTCGATCTTCTGGCGCAGGCGATAGATATGGGTTTCCAGCGTGTGCGTGGTGACGCCCGCGTTATAGCCCCAGACCTCGTGCAGCAGGATATCCCGCGGCACCACGCCATCCTGTGCGCGGTAGAGGAACTTGAGGATATTGGTTTCCTTCTCGGTCAGACGGATCTTGCGGTCCTTCTGGTCGATCAGCATCTTCATCGCCGGCTTGAACGTGTACGGCCCAAGCTGGAAGATCGCGTCTTCCGATTGTTCATGCGTGCGCAGCTGCGCCCGCAGGCGCGCCAGCAGCACCGGGAACTTGAACGGCTTGGTGATGTAATCATTGGCGCCGCTGTCGAGGCCGAGGATGGTATCGGCATCGGTGTCATGGCCGGTCAGCATCACGATCGGGCATTTGACATTGTGCTTGCGCAGCTTCTTGCACAGCTCGCGCCCGTCGGTATCGGGCAGGCCGACATCGAGGATCACCAGATCGAAGATGTTGCCCTTGCTGGCCTCCATCGCCTCGGCGCCGCTGCCGGCCTCGAGCACGTCGAAATCATCGGTGGCCACCAGCTGCTCGGCCAGGGCTTCGCGCAGGTCCTCTTCGTCATCGACCAGCAGGATCTTTTTAAGTCCAGGCATGCTTGCCTCCTTTGCCTCATTGAGGGATGGATGGGGTCGCGCGCGCCTTGCGTCCAGCTTCATGTCGGAAATCTCACATGGAGTTGTCGGCACGGGGCGTTATGTTTCAGATTGTTTCAGAATCCGCGGAGCCGATGAGCCTGATCCCCACCCTCGCCGAGACCGTCTCGCGCGCCCGCACCGACCTTCGGATGGGCCTGCCGGTGATGATCGGTGGCCATCTGGCGGCGGCGGTCGAGACGCTGTCGCCCGCCCGGATGGCGGCGATGCAGGCGCTGGGGCGGCCGGTTCTGGCGATCACCGAGCGGCGGGCCGAGACGCTGAAGGCGCGGGCCTATGATGCGGGGTTGGCGCGGGTCAAGGTGCCGGGTGATGCCGACCTGCGCTGGCTGCGCGCCATTGCCGATCCCTCGGGGGATCTGATGACCCCGATGAAGGGGCCGCTGTTCACCGATCGCGGCGGCGAGACCGCGCCGCATCTGGCGGCGCTGGCGCTGGCCAAGGCGGCGCAGCTTCTGCCGGCGGTGCTGGTGGTGCCGGCCCCGCTGCAACCCGGCCTGACCAGCGTGGAGCCCGGCCCGCTGATGGCGCAGCTGGCCAGCGAAGCCGCCCTGAACCCCGTTGCTTGTGCGCGCCTGCCGCTTGGCGCCGCCGAGCGGTCGCGGCTGCATATCTTCCGCCCCGATGATGGCGGCGAGGAGCATTACGCCGTCGAGATCGGCGATCCGCCCCGCGACCAGCCGGTGCTGGCGCGGCTGCATTCGGCCTGCTTCACCGGCGATGTGCTGGGCAGCCTGAAATGCGATTGCGGCCCGCAGCTGCATTCGGCGCTGAATCTGATGGGCAGTCAGGGGCAGGGGGTGCTGCTCTATCTCAATCAGGAGGGCCGGGGGATCGGGCTGGCGAACAAGATGCGCGCCTATGCCCTGCAGAACCAGGGCTTCGATACGGTCGAGGCCAATCACCGGCTGGGGTTCGAGGATGACGAGCGCGATTTCCGCATTGGTGCGGAATTGCTGCGCCGCCTCGGCTTTGACCGGGTGCGGCTCTTGACCAACAACCCGCGCAAGGTGGCGATGTTGCAGGGGCATGGCATCGAGGTGAAAGAGCGGGTGCCGCTGATCGTGGCGCGGAACCGCCACAACACCGATTACCTGGACGTGAAGGCCGAGAAATCGGGGCATCTGCTGTGAGCCCCTTCGATCTGGTCCTGACCCCGCTTGGCATCCGCTTCCAGGGCCGGCTGTTCCCCTGCAGCATCGGCAAGCGCGGCGTTACTGACGCCAAGCGCGAGGGCGACGGCGCCACACCGGCCGGGCATCACCGCATCACCGGTCTCTGGTATCGTCCCGACCGGCTGGCATGCCCTGCCCCATGGGCGCGGCCGATCCTGCCCGGCGATCTCTGGTGCGATGCGCCGGATCATCGGGATTACAATCACCACGCCCGCGCACCGCTGAAGGCCAGTCACGAGCGTCTGCGCCGCGCCGATCCGCTGTATGATCTGGTCCTGACGACAGACTGGAACTGGCCGGAGGCCGTTCCCGGCCGTGGCAGCGCGATCTTCCTGCACCAGTGGCGGCGACCGCATTTCGGCAGCGAGGGCTGCATCGCCTTCGCGCGACCTGACCTGATCTGGATTGTCAGCCGCGCCGCGCCCGGCACGCGCCTGATCGTGCCGCTGCTCGGCTGATCGACTTGCGGCCTCAGCCGTAATCCCGCGCGCCGAAAATGGCGGAACCGACGCGTACATGCGTCGCGCCCTCGGCGATCGCCGCTTCGAAATCGGCGCTCATGCCCATCGACAGGAAGGGCAGGTCGTTCTCGCCAGCCAGCTTCCGCAGCAGGCGGAAATGCGACACCGGGTCCTGATCCTCGGGCGGGATGCACATCAGGCCCTGCGG is a window of Paracoccus zhejiangensis DNA encoding:
- a CDS encoding response regulator transcription factor, which encodes MPGLKKILLVDDEEDLREALAEQLVATDDFDVLEAGSGAEAMEASKGNIFDLVILDVGLPDTDGRELCKKLRKHNVKCPIVMLTGHDTDADTILGLDSGANDYITKPFKFPVLLARLRAQLRTHEQSEDAIFQLGPYTFKPAMKMLIDQKDRKIRLTEKETNILKFLYRAQDGVVPRDILLHEVWGYNAGVTTHTLETHIYRLRQKIEPDPSNARLLVTESGGYRLVA
- the ribA gene encoding GTP cyclohydrolase II, which codes for MSLIPTLAETVSRARTDLRMGLPVMIGGHLAAAVETLSPARMAAMQALGRPVLAITERRAETLKARAYDAGLARVKVPGDADLRWLRAIADPSGDLMTPMKGPLFTDRGGETAPHLAALALAKAAQLLPAVLVVPAPLQPGLTSVEPGPLMAQLASEAALNPVACARLPLGAAERSRLHIFRPDDGGEEHYAVEIGDPPRDQPVLARLHSACFTGDVLGSLKCDCGPQLHSALNLMGSQGQGVLLYLNQEGRGIGLANKMRAYALQNQGFDTVEANHRLGFEDDERDFRIGAELLRRLGFDRVRLLTNNPRKVAMLQGHGIEVKERVPLIVARNRHNTDYLDVKAEKSGHLL
- a CDS encoding L,D-transpeptidase family protein translates to MSPFDLVLTPLGIRFQGRLFPCSIGKRGVTDAKREGDGATPAGHHRITGLWYRPDRLACPAPWARPILPGDLWCDAPDHRDYNHHARAPLKASHERLRRADPLYDLVLTTDWNWPEAVPGRGSAIFLHQWRRPHFGSEGCIAFARPDLIWIVSRAAPGTRLIVPLLG